From Cystobacter fuscus DSM 2262:
GGCACCAACGCCTACGTCGGCACGTGGAAGGGCGAGGTCTCCGGCTGGTCGGTGAGCCTGGTGATCAAGGAGGCCACCGAACTGAACGGCGTGACCTTCGTCACGGGCACGGCCAGCACCAACAAGCCCGCCTGCTTCAGCACCGGCGACGTGACCGGCAACTTCAACCCCACCTCGGGCGCGACCCTCAGCGCCGTCAGCGACGACGGCGACACGCAAATTGACATCCTGGGGCCCGTGGCCAACGGCAAGATCACCGCCATGGTCGAGGCGCAGGGCCAGACCGCCGACTGCACCTTCCAGAGCCTCTCCACCACGTTCACCCGTCAGTAGCCTCCCCCGGAGCCCGACGTCTCCGGGCCCGGGTGGATCCGGCGCCTCCCCCCGCTCCACGCAGAGCGGAGGGAGGAGCCCCGCGGCCCTCAGCGCAGCGCGCGGAAGAAGGCGCGCACGTCCTCGAGGAAGAGCTCCGGCTGTTCCACCGCGGCGAAGTGGCCTCCCCGAGGCATCTCCGTGTAGCGCCTCAAGGCGTAGCGCCGCTCCACCCAGGAGCGCGGCGCCCGCCCCACGGCCACCTCTCGGGGAAAGGCCGCCACGCCCGTGGGCACCTTCACCGGGGTGGTGAGCAACCCAGGCCCCAGCTCCCCCAGCTCGGCGTAGAGGTTGGCCGCGCTCGCGATGCTGTTGGGCGCCCAGTAGAACATCAGGTTGGTCAGCAGCCAGTCCTTGGAGAAGACGCGCTCCACGTCCCCGCCGCAGTCGCTCCAGGTGCGGAACTTCTCGACGATCCACGCGGCGAGCCCCGCGGGCGAGTCACTCTGCGCGATGCCCAGCGACATGGGTTTGGTGCCCTGCACGTGGCTGTAGCCGGCCTCGGCCGCCTGCCACGCGGCGAGCTCCTTCAGCGCGCGCACGGACTCCGCGCTCCCCTCCTCCCCCGGCGGTGGGCCCGCCAGCACCATGTTGAGGTGCAGGCCGAGCACATGCGGCGCATGGTTCATCCCGAGCAACGTGCCGACGACGGCGCCCCAGTCCCCGCCCTGCGCCGCGTAGCGCGGGTAGCCGAGGTGCTCGACCAGGAGCCGGTCCACCGCCGCGGCGATGCGCGCGGCCGACCACCCCGGCTCGCGCGGCTTGCCGCTGAAGCCATACCCCGGCATCGAGGGGATGATGACGTCGAAGGCATCCTGGGGGTCGCCGCCATGCGCGCCCGGGTCCGTCAGCGGGCCGATGAGGTGGAGGAACTCGTGAATGGAACCCGGCCAGCCATGCAGCAGCACCAGCGGCAGGGCCGAGGGCCCCTTGCCCCGGACATGCAGGAAGTGGAGGTCCACCCCCTCCACCTCGCACAGGAATTGGGGAAAGGCATTGAGGGCGGCCTCGTGCGCGCGCCAGTCATAGCGGTGGCGCCAGTACTCACACAGCTCGCGCACGTAGGAGACGTCGGCGCCACGCTCCCAGGCGCCCCCGGGCAGGGGCTCGGGCCAGCGCGTGGCGTCCAGACGGCGGTGGAGATCGGAGAGGACGGCGTCGGGCACGTGGATGCGGTGGGGACGAGCAGTCATGGCGCGTGAGGCTAGCCAACGCGTCGCCCTTCCCCCACGAAGACCTTCGCGCGCGCGTCCGCTATCTCACCGCGCGTCCCGGGGGCGGAGGGACTCGGACGTCCCCGCCCCGCGTGGGCCCTGGAGCGCGCCAACACCCCAGGGCCCGGCGCTTCACGGCGCGGCCGGAGCGGTGACGGGTGACGGGGCGGCCTTCGCCTTCGCGCCCGCGAAGTCGCCCGCCTTCACCACCGTCACCTGCTTCCAGTCGAGCACCCGCGCCATCGCCGCGCGCACGTCCTCGGGCTTGAGCGTGCTCATGCGCTTC
This genomic window contains:
- a CDS encoding epoxide hydrolase family protein yields the protein MTARPHRIHVPDAVLSDLHRRLDATRWPEPLPGGAWERGADVSYVRELCEYWRHRYDWRAHEAALNAFPQFLCEVEGVDLHFLHVRGKGPSALPLVLLHGWPGSIHEFLHLIGPLTDPGAHGGDPQDAFDVIIPSMPGYGFSGKPREPGWSAARIAAAVDRLLVEHLGYPRYAAQGGDWGAVVGTLLGMNHAPHVLGLHLNMVLAGPPPGEEGSAESVRALKELAAWQAAEAGYSHVQGTKPMSLGIAQSDSPAGLAAWIVEKFRTWSDCGGDVERVFSKDWLLTNLMFYWAPNSIASAANLYAELGELGPGLLTTPVKVPTGVAAFPREVAVGRAPRSWVERRYALRRYTEMPRGGHFAAVEQPELFLEDVRAFFRALR